One region of Streptococcus parasanguinis genomic DNA includes:
- the mnmA gene encoding tRNA 2-thiouridine(34) synthase MnmA — translation MSDNSKTRVVVGMSGGVDSSVTALLLKQQGYDVIGIFMKNWDDTDENGVCTATEDYKDVAAVADQIGIPYYSVNFEKEYWDRVFEYFLAEYRAGRTPNPDVMCNKEIKFKAFLDYAMTLGADYVATGHYARVARDEDGIVHMLRGVDNGKDQTYFLSQLSQEQLQKTMFPLGHLEKPEVRRLAEEAGLATAKKKDSTGICFIGEKNFKEFLGNYLPAQPGRMMTIDGRDMGEHAGLMYYTIGQRGGLGIGGQQGGDNAPWFVVGKDLSQNILYVGQGFYHEALMSTSLQASQVHFTRDMPEEFTLECTAKFRYRQPDSKVTVHVKGDKAEVIFAEPQRAITPGQAVVFYDGEECLGGGLIDNAYRDGKVCQYI, via the coding sequence TGATAACTCGAAAACACGTGTTGTTGTTGGTATGAGTGGTGGTGTGGATTCATCTGTAACAGCTTTATTATTAAAGCAACAGGGTTACGATGTCATCGGCATCTTCATGAAAAACTGGGACGACACAGACGAAAATGGCGTCTGTACAGCTACAGAAGATTACAAAGATGTAGCAGCGGTTGCAGACCAAATTGGCATTCCTTACTATTCTGTCAACTTTGAGAAAGAATACTGGGATCGTGTCTTTGAATATTTCCTTGCTGAATACCGAGCTGGTCGAACACCAAATCCGGATGTCATGTGTAATAAGGAAATCAAATTTAAGGCCTTTTTAGATTATGCTATGACACTCGGTGCAGATTATGTAGCGACAGGGCACTATGCGCGCGTGGCGCGTGATGAGGATGGCATTGTTCATATGTTACGTGGTGTTGACAACGGGAAGGACCAAACTTATTTCTTAAGCCAGCTGTCACAAGAACAACTTCAAAAAACCATGTTCCCATTGGGACATTTGGAAAAGCCTGAAGTTCGCCGTCTAGCTGAAGAAGCTGGATTAGCAACAGCTAAAAAGAAAGACTCAACTGGAATTTGCTTTATTGGAGAAAAAAATTTCAAAGAGTTTCTAGGGAATTACCTTCCTGCCCAACCAGGTCGAATGATGACCATTGATGGACGAGATATGGGTGAACATGCAGGTTTGATGTATTACACAATCGGTCAACGGGGTGGGCTTGGAATTGGAGGCCAACAAGGTGGAGACAATGCGCCATGGTTTGTAGTTGGTAAAGACCTTAGTCAAAATATTCTTTATGTAGGTCAAGGCTTCTATCATGAAGCATTGATGTCAACAAGTTTACAGGCTAGTCAAGTTCACTTTACACGAGATATGCCAGAAGAGTTTACATTAGAGTGTACAGCTAAGTTCCGCTATCGTCAACCAGATTCTAAGGTAACTGTACACGTTAAAGGTGATAAGGCAGAAGTGATTTTTGCAGAACCTCAACGAGCTATTACACCAGGACAAGCTGTTGTCTTTTACGACGGTGAAGAGTGTCTAGGCGGTGGCTTGATTGACAATGCTTATCGGGATGGAAAAGTTTGTCAGTATATTTAG